In Pseudomonadota bacterium, the genomic stretch CTCGCGAGGTCTCAGATCGCCGACAGGACACTAGCCACCTTCTCGGCGGCGCTGTTCCTGCGTGAGCTTGCTGATATTCATAACGTTCAGGGCCAGTACCACGTTGATCCCCACCAGCGGAACCAGCCCCAGCACGTGGCGGTCCGCGTCGAAGCTACCGTTCACAAAGAGATACGCGTAGTACGCCAGATACAGCCCCTCGATGATCATCAGCACCACCAGGAGGCCAGTGAGCGCTTTCTTTTTTTCGGCAAGCTCCGTGTCTGAGAAACGCTGCAGCTTCACGTCCGCACCTGATGCCATGGTTTTTGTCCGCGCCTAAAACGCCTAGACTACGGCATTTCGCGCTGAGCGTCCGCGACCGGTCTTCCCGGGAAAGATCTTGGTGCGAAAAAATACTGAAACATGTCGCCGCTAGGGTGGCTGCCTCAATCTAAGGAACGCTCACCGATGCCGAAGTATGCCTGCTGTTTTCTGCTATTTGTCTCTGTTTCCGTACAGGCGGCGATCGTCTCGCAGGAAAGTTTTGAAACTGACGGGGAAGGAACCCGGTACACCTCAAGCAACACTTGCAACGATGGGTCCGCCGACTTCTTTACCCGCACCGACGGCAGCGACATCGGCTCTTTCTACGAGGTCACGGGTCAGGACGGCAGCTTCTATTGGGCGGCTCAAGACACGAATGGTGATGCAATCTGCGGGCCCAGCGAAAGCCTGACGCTCAGCGCCATAGACGTCACCGGGTTGACGAATCTCTCCCTGGAAATTCTTGTCGCGGAAGATCAATCGAGCGATGGCAATGAGGATTGGGACGGTGATTCAGCCCTTATCGTCGAATACGCCTACGACGGCGCGACGTTTGTCCCGTTCGTGTGCTTCGCCGACTCCTCGGGCACCAACACCGAACCGCTGCTGGACAGCGACTGCGACGGCACCGGCGATGGTGCGGCCCTGTCGCCCACCTTCCAAAATTTCAGCGGCGCCATCCCGGACGATCCGTCCGATAGCCTGACTATCCGCCTGCGCGCCGTCGCGCTGGAAGCCGGCGACGAGGATGTGGCTTTCGACAACATCATTGTCAACGGCGATGCCGTGATCGATACCCCACCCCAGGTGATGTCTACGGTACCGGAGGACCTGGCGCCAGGCGTTCAAGTGACCGCCACCCTCACCCTATCGTTTGATGAGATTGTTGCTGCGACGGCCGCGGCGGTGACGCTCGACTGCGGCGGCGGTGCGCTGACCTTTTCCGGCCTGCCCGCAACCGCCGACACTATTGTTCTGACGCCGGACGCTGATCTGCCCGCCGGCAGCAGCTGTGATGTAACCCTCGTGGCTGACGAAATCACGGACCAGGACGGAACGGCAGATACACTGGACGGTAACAGTAACGGTACGGCCGACGGCTCACCGGCCGACGATTTTGTTTTTAGCTTCAACACCCTGACGGATCCACCGCCCCAGGTTGCCACCACCGATCCGTTGGCAGACGCAACCGGGGTGGCCACGAACACCACAATTACGCTCGATTTCAACGAGAACGTCTCCCTGACTCAAAACGCCGTCGCGCTAGACTGCGGCACAGCCATCTCGCTCACCGGGCTTCCGGCAACCGACGTCGCAGATATCCAGCTCACCTCAGCCAGCAGTCTTCCAGCACTGACGCAGTGTACGGTCAACGTGCTGGCCAGCGGGGTTACCGACGTGGACGGCGGTGACGACCCGCTCGACGGCAACGCGGACGGCACGGGCGGCGACGATTTTTCCTTTAGCTTCACCACCACCGAGGGCGTCTGCGGTGACGGCGCGACTCTGATCAGCGCAATTCAAGGGAACATGGGAACCCCCAATCTTTTGAACGAAACCGTGGTGGTCGAAGGGATTGTAGTGGGCGACTACCAAGACGACACCGGGAACGCGGCCACCGACACCAGCCTGCTCGACGGTTTTTTTATTCAGGAAGAAGACGGTGACGCGGACGGTGATGCGGCAACCTCTGAAGGAATCTTTATCTTTGAAGGGGGCCCCACGGCCACCGACGTCTCCCCCGGAGACCGCGTCCGCGTGATAGGCACCGTCTCGGATAGTTTCGCTCAGACTCAGCTCTCGGCACCGACCATCACGATCTGCGACGGCGGCAACTCGGTGAGCCCCGCGCAGGTTCTGCTGCCCCGACAAAGTGCGGTCGAATACGAGGCCGTAGAGGGCATGCTGGTGCAGTTCAGCCAGGAGCTGACCGTCAGCGAGATATTCAATGCGGTACGCTTCGGTGAGCTGACGGTCTCCGACGGACGGCTGATCGCGCCGACCCAGGCGACCATGCCGGGCGTGGACGCCAACAATCAGCTTGCGCTCAACGAACTCAACCAGCTGCTGCTGGATGACGGCCGTGACGGCTCGAACAATGAACCCCTCGCCTATGGGTTCACGGCGGACAACCCGCAGCGCGCCGGAGACACCTTCACCGACGTCCGCGGCGTGATGGGTTTTGCGTTCGGCGCTTTCCGACTTCGGCCCGTCGACAGCGAGTTTTTTGTTGCCGACGGTACCAACGCCCGGACCGCCCAGCCCGACGACGTGGGGGGCAGCCTGAAGGCCGCGGCCTTCAACGTTCTCAACTACTTCACGACGATCGACACGGGCGGCGCAGCGTGCGGGCCAGGCCTGGTGGGCTGTCGTGGGGCCGACTCGACGTCCGAGTTTACGCGCCAGGAAGCCAAGATCGTCTCGGCCCTGCTGGCGCTCGACGCTCAGCTTGTAGGGTTGGTGGAGC encodes the following:
- a CDS encoding ExeM/NucH family extracellular endonuclease, translating into MPKYACCFLLFVSVSVQAAIVSQESFETDGEGTRYTSSNTCNDGSADFFTRTDGSDIGSFYEVTGQDGSFYWAAQDTNGDAICGPSESLTLSAIDVTGLTNLSLEILVAEDQSSDGNEDWDGDSALIVEYAYDGATFVPFVCFADSSGTNTEPLLDSDCDGTGDGAALSPTFQNFSGAIPDDPSDSLTIRLRAVALEAGDEDVAFDNIIVNGDAVIDTPPQVMSTVPEDLAPGVQVTATLTLSFDEIVAATAAAVTLDCGGGALTFSGLPATADTIVLTPDADLPAGSSCDVTLVADEITDQDGTADTLDGNSNGTADGSPADDFVFSFNTLTDPPPQVATTDPLADATGVATNTTITLDFNENVSLTQNAVALDCGTAISLTGLPATDVADIQLTSASSLPALTQCTVNVLASGVTDVDGGDDPLDGNADGTGGDDFSFSFTTTEGVCGDGATLISAIQGNMGTPNLLNETVVVEGIVVGDYQDDTGNAATDTSLLDGFFIQEEDGDADGDAATSEGIFIFEGGPTATDVSPGDRVRVIGTVSDSFAQTQLSAPTITICDGGNSVSPAQVLLPRQSAVEYEAVEGMLVQFSQELTVSEIFNAVRFGELTVSDGRLIAPTQATMPGVDANNQLALNELNQLLLDDGRDGSNNEPLAYGFTADNPQRAGDTFTDVRGVMGFAFGAFRLRPVDSEFFVADGTNARTAQPDDVGGSLKAAAFNVLNYFTTIDTGGAACGPGLVGCRGADSTSEFTRQEAKIVSALLALDAQLVGLVELENNASQSLADLVDALNTAAGEPGRYAFVDTGLIGADVIKVGLIYQPAAVTPTGSFAVLDATVDPLFDSFLNRPALAQTFTANGESFTVVVNHLKSKSCSNATGDNLGQGDGQGCFNAARTDAASALATWLATDPTGSGDPDVLILGDLNAYAMEDPITALRDGGFIDLIARDLGSNAYSFRFNRQAGYLDYALASGTLALQVTGVTAWPINADESRLLDYNEESVSGLVKPASFFSDSAFRSSDHDPIVVGLELAPLPDEIFSNSFEESAPIMR